The Candidatus Palauibacter scopulicola genomic sequence CACCCGCTCCAGAGTTCCTCCTCGTCGTAGGTGCGCAGCAGGGTCAGGAGCCGGTACAGGCCGGCGTCGAGATGGGCGCAGAGTTCGGCGATCGCGTCGCCGACCGGGTCGCCGGCCAAGGCGGCAGGGTGCGACCCGTCAGCGTTCGGGGCGTTCGGCGTGTCGGGCGTGTCGGGCGTCACATGCATGGCGTTTTCATCCGAATCTCAGGGTTCAGGGGCACGCGGAGCGGCACCGCTCACGATTCGCTCACAACTCCGGTTTCATACCCCGATCTTCGGTAAATATTCGGGCCATGTCTCAACGCCGTCTCAACGCGGTCCTTCAGTCGATCTCGCCCCATCTTGACCGATTTCGACGGATCTCGACGCGCGGGACGTTCCGGCGGGAACGCCGGAGGGCCGGTTAGAGGGTTGCTCAGCCTCGAAAATCCTGAAATCTGAGCATCGGCTGTTCATTTTTCACGAGAATGGACCGACGCCGGGGACTCCAGCGACTCCAGCGACTCCAGCGCCTCCAGGGCCTCCAGGGCGGCGAGGGCGCCGGGGCGGCCGCGGGCTTGGGGGAAGAGGTCGAGGGCGAGGGCGATGATGCCCGTCGCGTTGGCGACGGCGAAGCTGATGCCGTTGAGGTTGTGGGTGGGGGGGACGCCGGGGATGGGGCGCGGGTAGCCGGACGCGTACAGGACCCGGCACCCGTCGCGGCGGCCGACGCGGACGCTGTGCCGGGGCAGGTCCCAGTCGAGGCACACGCCGAGGGCGCCGGGGAGGCTGCCCGGGAGCTGACGCTGTCCCTCGTGCGAGAAGGCGGCGATGACGAGCGTTCCGGCCCGCGCGGCGCGTTCGACGGCGGGCTGCAGCACCTCGATGCGGCTCTGGCGGGGGGTTCCGAGGCTCAGATTGGCCAGCCGGCAGCCGCGCTCCGCGGCCCAGTCGATGGCCTTCGCCAGCGTCCGGGCGCTCGTGGCCAGCTCGTCGTGGAAGACGCGCGCGACGTGGACCCGCGCGCCCGGCGCCTTCTCCTGGATGGCCGCGGTGACGGCGGTCCCGTGGCCCAGCCGGTCCGTCAGGTCGTCGTGGGCCCGCCCGTCGGGCGCCAGCGCGATCCCGCCCGCCAGCAGTCCCAGGTGCGGGTGCCCTGGGTGCACCCCGCTGTCGATGACCGCGATCGAGACCCCGCGCCCCGTCCGGCTCCGCAGCGGCTCCCTCACCCGGCCACCCGGCCATCGCGGAGCTCCACAACGCGCTCCGCCCGCCGCGCCAGTTCGGGGCGGTGCGTGATGAGCACCGTGGTCCGCCCCCGCATGAGCGCCGCGTAGCCCTCCAGCACCCGCGCCTCCGAGGCTGGGTCCAGCGCCCCCGTCGCCTCGTCGAACACGAGCACCGCCGGGTCCGCCAGGAAGGCCCGCGCCACCGCCACCCGCTGCCGCTCCCCGGCGGAGAGCTGCCGCCCCCGCTCCCCGACCACCGTCCCGGCCCCCTCCGGCAGCGACGCCAGCAGCCCGTCGAGCGCCGCCGCCGCCAGCGCGCCACCCACCTCCAGGTCCGTCGCGTCCGGCTTCGCGTAGCGCACGTTCTCCGCGATCGAGGCGTGGAAGATGAACGGGTCCTGCTCCACCACGGCCACGTTCCGCCGCACGTCGGCCAGCGCGAGCCCCCGCAGGTCCCGCCCGTCCAGCAGCACCCGCCCTCCGTCCGGGTCGAGTTGGCGCGAGAGCAGGTCCGCGATCGTCGACTTCCCGCTCCCGCTCGCCCCCACGAGCGCCACCACCTGCCCGGCCGGCACCTCCAGCGACACCCCCTCCAGCACCTCGCCGCCCCGCCCGAAGCCCAGCCGCACGTCCTCCAGAGTCACAGCCCCCGCGGCCCGCCCCAGCCGCTCCGCCCCCTCCGCCTCCACCACGTCCAGCGGCGTGTCGAACAGTTCATGGACCCGCACCAGCGACGCCCGCGCGCTCGCGAGGTTCGCGTACAGCCCCATCAGCGCCTGCACCGGAAAGAGGAGCCGCATCTGGTACGCCATGAACGCGACGAACGTCCCCAGCGTCGTCGCCTCCGTGATGACCCGGTAGCCCCCGTACAGGAAGACCGCCGCCGTCCCCGTCTGCAGCAGCACCCCCGGCAGCCCCCCCGCCAGGTACGTGTACCGGCGCATCGACAGCAGCGCCCCCACGAACCGGTCGTTGTGGCGCCCGAAGCGCGCCGCCTCCCGCTCCTGCGCGTTCGACGCCACC encodes the following:
- a CDS encoding S8 family serine peptidase, producing MREPLRSRTGRGVSIAVIDSGVHPGHPHLGLLAGGIALAPDGRAHDDLTDRLGHGTAVTAAIQEKAPGARVHVARVFHDELATSARTLAKAIDWAAERGCRLANLSLGTPRQSRIEVLQPAVERAARAGTLVIAAFSHEGQRQLPGSLPGALGVCLDWDLPRHSVRVGRRDGCRVLYASGYPRPIPGVPPTHNLNGISFAVANATGIIALALDLFPQARGRPGALAALEALEALESLESLESPASVHSREK
- a CDS encoding ABC transporter ATP-binding protein, whose translation is MIRDPHLRRALAYVRPYAGALLPVVLLSTAGTALGLALPYLSKAMIDDAILGGDFPLLLRIVGLFIGITLLGFGANVASGMRYTRVSAGILFDMRLALYRHLQRLSPRFYARTPFGDIVSRINSDIGEIQRVTADAALGLFGNVLFLIGTVGMLVYLDARLFLAGLVALPPSLWALVRYRRRLEGRVRHLRERSADIGSFLIETLQGVRTVVASNAQEREAARFGRHNDRFVGALLSMRRYTYLAGGLPGVLLQTGTAAVFLYGGYRVITEATTLGTFVAFMAYQMRLLFPVQALMGLYANLASARASLVRVHELFDTPLDVVEAEGAERLGRAAGAVTLEDVRLGFGRGGEVLEGVSLEVPAGQVVALVGASGSGKSTIADLLSRQLDPDGGRVLLDGRDLRGLALADVRRNVAVVEQDPFIFHASIAENVRYAKPDATDLEVGGALAAAALDGLLASLPEGAGTVVGERGRQLSAGERQRVAVARAFLADPAVLVFDEATGALDPASEARVLEGYAALMRGRTTVLITHRPELARRAERVVELRDGRVAG